Proteins from a single region of Nomia melanderi isolate GNS246 chromosome 11, iyNomMela1, whole genome shotgun sequence:
- the Pcl gene encoding polycomb protein Pcl gives MSEPEESLAAPDSTTREQKLSFSHGDDVLLQHKDGKYYLGTVVEVDLARERCLVKFMDNTSSWSSVKELTKLSMPDSDVMCVLCKKSQPKTDNDIIVCDKCGRGYHQLCHQPQISKEETAVEAHWMCKRCVDSQPRTRELVEPKTSMVKASIRKVCSGRDQPQPPPDDMTKLPYDPNMLSWDAHHRVNAEQIYCYCGLNGEWYTQMLQCARCKQWFHEKCVSCLTYPLYSGDRFYVFVCSMCNYGKEFVRRLELKWVDLVHLMLYNLTVYNAKKYYDLDTVIVPYANDNWNTLQLPPRIRDVSAQIRRESILAILTNNRNRFKCGREIKKRTTIWGLRVRLPPPCPIVNLPASGIIDDSVLRRCWGANKRLQYLPPPTGPVSLPESTKQLTALKQSTAENLEIPVNPSDVVMRGTIYQNSEAEQSSCPSPSPPSQFTQSLRERYSGGGFVKKSFPFPKLSLQRRRRLMALGSSRERMLRKHKKREKGDGSLSKAQGVREARYRKARKLLKNAIAKSKSRSSEASDLPPTPPTSVSGPPTPPATTSGISELSVPSSVELMHPLPPSTPADTSGDETSSRGTLDSFIPPPKDFEGKNNPFRNLSDLLGTPGNLSQTNSSTPSPYNPCPITLPLPLTPVISQPPVVRPAKRQLSEKDIIIDRNGQVKRRRQHRRGRPSQQQLQQQFQHTASKTATILPARNNEVKSEFARNLRSSFNGASSSASSQIGNCVDYALNGRRLRQRQSNDKLSPPDSQQQKKGSVPTSPKCSPVKQSAPDISLDDLKSSVNIYFGAANRIAAGEKFVIKAKRIGPNGQTQYLIEWEGLNT, from the exons ATGTCAGAGCCAGAAGAAAGTCTGGCAGCGCCCGATAGTACTACGAGGGAACAAAAGTTAAGTTTCTCTCATGGGGACGATGTTCTTCTTCAACATAAAGATGGAAAATATTACCTTGGAACGGTTGTTGAG GTGGATTTGGCAAGGGAAAGATGCCTTGTCAAATTTATGGACAATACCTCCTCCTGGTCTTCAGTCAAGGAGCTGACAAAGTTGTCAATGCCAGACTCCGATGTTATGTGTGTTCTGTGCAAAAAATCTCAGCCCAAGACTGATAATGACATTATTGTTTGTGACAAATGTGGCCGTGGTTATCATCAACTTTGTCATCag CCTCAAATATCGAAAGAAGAAACTGCAGTCGAGGCACATTGGATGTGTAAAAGATGTGTGGACAGCCAACCACGGACACGCGAACTTGTGGAACCAAAAACTTCTATGGTAAAGGCAAGTATAAGAAAAGTTTGCAGTGGTAGAGATCAACCTCAGCCGCCACCAGATGATATGACAAAGTTGCCGTACGAC CCTAATATGTTAAGTTGGGATGCACATCATAGAGTAAATGCTgaacaaatttattgttattgtgGGCTTAACGGAGAATGGTATACACAAATGTTACAATGTGCCCGTTGTAAACAGTGGTTTCACGAAAAATGTGTCAGTTGTCTAACTTATCCTTTATACAGTGGAGATAG gttttatgtatttgtttgTTCAATGTGCAATTATGGCAAGGAGTTTGTACGGCGACTAGAATTAAAATGGGTAGATCTGGTGCACCTGATGTTGTACAATTTGACTGTTTACAATGCTAAAAAGTATTATGATTTGGATACTGTTATTGTACCTTATGCCAATGATAATTGGAATACTTTACAGCTTCCACCACGG aTCAGGGATGTCAGTGCTCAAATACGGAGGGAATCTATACTAGCAATACTGACAAATAATAGGAACAGGTTCAAATGTGGCAGAGAAATAAAGAAGCGTACTACGATATGGGGACTTAGAGTTAGATTACCACCACCATGCCCAATCGTTAATCTTCCAGCAAGTGGTATAATAGATGATTCTGTATTGCGTAGATGCTGGGGTGCTAATAAAAGACTGCAATACCTTCCTCCACCTACAGG ACCGGTTAGTTTACCAGAGAGTACAAAACAATTGACTGCACTGAAACAAAGCACAGCTGAGAATTTAGAAATTCCTGTCAATCCATCAGATGTGGTAATGCGTGGaacaatttatcaaaattcaGAAGCAGAGCAAAGTTCTTGTCCAAGTCCAAGTCCACCAAGTCAGTTTACACAATCTTTAAGAGAAAG ATACAGTGGAGGTGGTTTTGTGAAAAAATCATTCCCATTCCCTAAACTGAGTTTACAAAGAAGAAGACGTTTGATGGCGTTAGGAAGTTCTCGAGAAAGAATGTTACGCAAAcataaaaagagagaaaagggtgATGGCTCTTTAAGTAAAGCACAGGGAGTTAGAGAAGCGAGATACAGGAAAGCAAGAAAGTTATTGAAAAACGCTATAGCCAag AGCAAATCTCGAAGTTCAGAAGCATCGGATTTACCGCCAACGCCTCCTACGTCAGTTTCCGGTCCTCCCACACCTCCAGCTACAACTTCGGGGATATCTGAATTATCTGTGCCTAGTTCTGTGGAATTGATGCATCCTTTACCACCGTCCACTCCAGCGGATACAAGTGGGGATGAAACAAGTTCAAGAGGAACATTGGATTCTTTCATTCCACCACCCAAAGACTTTGAAGGCAAAAATAATCCATTTAGAAATCTCAGTGACTTATTGGGTACTCCTGGCAATCTCAGTCAAACAAATTCGAGTACTCCATCACCGTATAATCCATGTCCAATCACATTACCTCTACCGCTTACTCCCGTTATATCGCAACCGCCGGTAGTGCGGCCAGCTAAAAGGCAGTTATCAGAGAAAGACATTATTATAGACAGAAACGGGCAAGTAAAACGTAGACGACAACATCGGAGAGGTCGCCCGTCACAGCAACAATTGCAACAACAATTTCAACATACTGCTAGTAAAACAGCGACCATTTTACCAGCGCGTAACAACGAGGTTAAAAGTGAATTTGCAAGGAATTTAAGAAGTTCGTTTAACGGTGCCTCAAGCAGTGCTAGTAGTCAAATTGGAAATTGTGTTGATTATGCCTTAAATGGTAGGAGACTGAGACAACGTCAGAGCAATGACAAACTGTCGCCTCCAGATTCACAACAGCAAAAGAAAGGTAGCGTGCCTACATCTCCGAAGTGTTCACCAGTGAAACAAAGTGCACCTGACATATCCTTGGATGATCTGAAATCGTCGGTGAACATATATTTTGGAGCAGCCAACAGAATCGCAGCAGGTGAAAAGTTCGTCATCAAAGCGAAGAGGATAGGCCCAAATGGTCAGACTCAGTATCTTATCGAGTGGGAGGGACTTAATACTTAA